TGTTATTTCAAGATTTTTTACAAGTCTTACAAGCTTAATTTCTGTAAAGTTGGCTTATGCCTCAAAAGCTTTTTCTAAGTCAGCTATTAGATCTTCGATGTCTTCGATGCCGGCACTTAGGCGGATAAGGTCATCGGTAATGCCCAGTTCGGTACGCTTTTCCGCAGGGATAGATGCATGTGTCATCATCGCAGGATGATTGGCTAAAGATTCTACACCACCCAAAGATTCTGCTAGAGTGAAGACTTTTAAGTTTTCTAAAAACTTAACCGCTTCTTCTTTTTTTCCTGATTTAAAAGTGAAAGACACCATACCTCCAAATTCACCCATTTGCTTTTTCGCCAACTCAAATTGTGGATGACTTGTCAAACCTGGGTAGAATACTTGGTCAACGGCAGGATGATTTGCTAAATATTCTGCTACTTTTTGTCCATTTTCGCTGTGACGTTGCATTCTTAGAGATAATGTTTTAATTCCTCTTAAAACTAAATAGGAGTCGTGTGGTCCCAAAATTCCACCACTGGCAAATTGGATGAAGTGTAGTTGCTCGCCCAATTCTGGCGTTTTTGCAATTAATGCACCTGCCACAACATCAGAATGTCCACCCAGATATTTGGTGGCGGAGTGCATCACGATGTCTGCGCCCAAGTCCAAAGGTCTTTGGATATAAGGTGTTGCAAAGGTATTGTCAACCGCTACTAAAATATTTTTTCCTTTTACCAAATCGGTTACCGCTTTTATGTCAACCAATTTCATCAATGGATTGGTAGGCGTTTCTAACCAAATTAATTTTGTTTTGTCGGTGATGTATTGTTCGATATTGTTAACATCATCAAAATTTACAAAAGTGAATTTTATTTGATATTTATCAAACAATCTCGTGAACATTCTGTAGGTTCCGCCGTACAAATCGTCAACAGCAATCACCTCGTCACCAGGGCTTAATAATTTTAAGACACAGTCAATCGCGGCTAATCCAGAACC
This genomic stretch from Chryseobacterium sp. POL2 harbors:
- a CDS encoding cystathionine gamma-synthase yields the protein MKFNTKVIHGGQQHEPHTGSVNVPVFLTSTFAQKSPGQLRAGYEYSRGANPTRQALEDALASIENGARGLAFGSGLAAIDCVLKLLSPGDEVIAVDDLYGGTYRMFTRLFDKYQIKFTFVNFDDVNNIEQYITDKTKLIWLETPTNPLMKLVDIKAVTDLVKGKNILVAVDNTFATPYIQRPLDLGADIVMHSATKYLGGHSDVVAGALIAKTPELGEQLHFIQFASGGILGPHDSYLVLRGIKTLSLRMQRHSENGQKVAEYLANHPAVDQVFYPGLTSHPQFELAKKQMGEFGGMVSFTFKSGKKEEAVKFLENLKVFTLAESLGGVESLANHPAMMTHASIPAEKRTELGITDDLIRLSAGIEDIEDLIADLEKAFEA